The sequence CACCACGTCCACCTCTCTAGCGACCCCGACACCGCCCGGCGCGTCGGCGCGCGGCGCGGCCCACCCGTCATCCTCACCATCCGCGCCGGGCAGATGCACGACGCCGGACACGCGTTCTTCGTCAGCGAGAACGGCGTGTGGCTGGCGGACACGGTGCCGCCCGCGTACATTGACGGTGCATAAAGCCCGAACGTGCAACCCGGTCGTTGACGTGCTGGACGGCAGAAACCGGGCCGCGCGGCAGGGGTTGACGCGGCCTGCATACCGGGGTATCCTTTTACTATCACCGCCGAAGAAGGCGGATTTTTCGTTTTTAGCTTGACCTGCGCTGGGTTGCCCCACCCCCCAGCCCCCTACCCCAGAGGGGCAGGGGGGGCAGTCGCTGCGCTCGGCAAGAGTTTTTACTGAGGCGGCGTGTTTGAGTGCGGCGGTGACGGGTCTTGCTTCGACGCCATCCTGTCGTCACGGTGGAAGGCCCGCGCGCTGCGCGCACGACGGCTGGTGGCAGTCTGCGGTCGGTGCGTGGGTGGGCGTTGCGGGCTACTGATCGACTTGTTTTCCGGTGGCTTCGGCTGGGGCTCGGGTCATCTGCGGGCGCGCGGTTTCCCTCTGCGGGCTACCCTGCCTGTATGGATCTCGCTGCTGCCCGCGCCGCCCTGCAAGCCGCCACCCGCGTTGCCGTGCTGACCGGCGCGGGCGTCAGCGCCGAGAGCGGCATTCCCACCTTCCGCGACGCGCAGACCGGGCACTGGGCACGCTTCAGACCCGAGGACCTCGCCAGTCCGCCCGCGTACCGCCGCGACCCGGAGATGGTCTGGGAGTGGTACGCGGGCCGCTACCGCGACGTGCTCGCCGCGCAGCCGAACGGCGCGCACGACCTGCTCGCGCGACTGGAGGCGCAGAAGGGCGCGGGGTTCTTCCTCGCCACGCAGAACGTGGACGGGCTGCACCACCGCGCGGGCAGCGGCACGCACGGCGGGCGGGTCGTGGAACTGCACGGCAACCTCCTCAGCGGCCGCGACGAGGTGACGGGCCA comes from Deinococcus sedimenti and encodes:
- a CDS encoding Sir2 family NAD-dependent protein deacetylase — translated: MDLAAARAALQAATRVAVLTGAGVSAESGIPTFRDAQTGHWARFRPEDLASPPAYRRDPEMVWEWYAGRYRDVLAAQPNGAHDLLARLEAQKGAGFFLATQNVDGLHHRAGSGTHGGRVVELHGNLLSGRDEVTGQTFPLAAPAELVTPPTSPLGNRMRPNVVWFGEYLPEDALEAAQDAFAAAEVALVIGTSGAVYPAAGLAAETLRRGGIAIEINPTDTEISHQMTYAIRDVASQGLAALLE